The following proteins come from a genomic window of Larimichthys crocea isolate SSNF chromosome III, L_crocea_2.0, whole genome shotgun sequence:
- the cnnm1 gene encoding metal transporter CNNM1, translating into MMAADAADALCSILHPHRFSLLFLTVTLSSLPAPTAALLGVRPEDTQSGELSVQDGILKATEGTRFMLRVYYSASSATEHPNNLNISGRPDAAPWIAFIEEPGGDSGDAEMRLRSRGNPCEEESARSSDIELLGSFRSTSSQNSVLVELLAKDLRRGEVIKYYSMCAFDGVKWEHFSTKDFWLAVVERPPETDVWLQAGVSVLLLGLSALCSGLNISMLALDPVELRVLQNSGTEKEQKYARKIESVRKHGNYILCTVVLGNVLTNTCFVVWMCQILGMTLLSTASCTLGIFFIGEILPHSVASRHSLAIASKTLCATRLLMLAFFPIAYPVSKILDIMLHQEISSFYTREKLVAMLRVTDPYHDLVKEELNIIQGALELRTKTVEDVLTPLSDCYMLSSDAVLDFCTMSDVMQSGFTRIPVYENDRSNIVDILFVKDLAFVDPDDCTPLKTITQFYKHPMHCVFNDTKLDVMLEEFKRGKSHLAVVQRVNSEGEGDPFYEVMGIVTLEDVIEEIIKSEIVDETDLYTDNRNKRRVSNHERKQQDFSIFKLEENELKVKISPQLLLATHRFLATEVEPFRPCHLSEKILLRLIKHPSVVQELKFTPKNKYAPQHYLFQRNKPVDYFVLILQGRVEVEIGKEALRFENGAFSYYGMPALIPPLPVGQRYSSRASGLNQSDLLLSGGSVGQLATGGGVYLPDYSVRQLTDLQIIKITKNHYQNALMATRMDSSPQTPDPVDPDAKGRPPVPEARSHSIALPLTHTHTRLGLARLAHLHPHGGLRNTSQLNERNRIVRSKSDGQRSPNDTVFLRMDEIPYIHEDRTENYGEDDVPTESHLSTSPFISSLSLSGSEDNIGKKLLRKLSNKRRKKSRDGEKSLEEGSDQLPVLS; encoded by the exons ATGATGGCTGCGGATGCTGCTGATGCTCTATGCAGCATCCTGCATCCGCACCggttctctctcctctttctcaccgtcaccctctcctctctgccggCCCCGACAGCAGCGCTGCTCGGCGTCCGGCCAGAAGACACCCAGAGCGGGGAGCTGTCCGTGCAGGATGGGATACTGAAGGCGACCGAAGGGACCCGCTTCATGCTCCGGGTTTACTACTCCGCATCCTCCGCTACAGAGCATCCCAACAACCTGAACATCAGCGGCAGACCTGATGCAGCTCCGTGGATCGCGTTTATAGAGGAACCAGGTGGGGACAGCGGGGACGCGGAGATGCGGCTGCGGTCAAGAGGGAATCCGTGCGAAGAGGAGAGTGCCCGGAGCTCTGACATTGAGCTTCTGGGCTCTTTTAGATCCACCTCAAGTCAAAACTCAGTTTTGGTGGAGCTGCTTGCTAAAGACCTGCGCAGAGGTGAGGTGATCAAATACTACTCCATGTGCGCGTTCGATGGAGTCAAATGGGAACATTTCAGCACCAAAGACTTCTGGCTGGCGGTGGTGGAGAGACCTCCAGAGACAGATGTTTGGCTCCAGGCGGGTGTCTCTGTGCTCTTGCTGGGGCTGTCTGCGCTCTGCAGCGGTctgaacatcagcatgctgGCTCTGGACCCCGTAGAGCTGCGTGTCCTCCAGAACAGTGGGACAGAGAAGGAGCAGAAATACGCACGGAAAATAGAATCAGTGCGTAAACACGGAAACTACATCCTGTGCACTGTGGTGCTGGGCAACGTGCTCACAAATACGTGCTTTGTGGTGTGGATGTGCCAGATTTTAGGAATGACTCTCCTCTCCACTGCCTCGTGTACTCTGGGGATATTTTTTATTGGCGAGATTTTACCTCACTCCGTGGCGTCCAGGCACAGTCTCGCCATCGCCTCCAAGACACTCTGCGCGACCCGCCTGCTGATGCTGGCGTTTTTCCCCATCGCTTACCCAGTCTCCAAGATTCTAGACATCATGCTGCACCAAGAGATCAGCAGCTTTTACACGAGAGAGAAGTTGGTGGCCATGCTGCGCGTCACAGACCCGTACCACGACCTCGTCAAAGAGGAGCTCAACATTATCCAAGGAGCTCTGGAGTTGAGGACCAAGACCGTAGAGGACGTGCTGACCCCGCTGTCAGACTGCTACATGTTGTCCTCGGACGCTGTGCTGGACTTCTGCACCATGTCTGACGTGATGCAGAGCGGTTTCACCCGGATCCCGGTCTATGAGAATGATAGGTCTAACATTGTGGACATCCTGTTTGTCAAAGACTTGGCCTTTGTGGATCCTGACGACTGCACTCCTCTGAAAACAATAACTCAGTTTTACAAGCATCCCATGCACTGCGTGTTCAATGACACCAAGCTGGATGTGATGCTGGAAGAATTTAAAAGAG GTAAATCCCACCTGGCTGTGGTGCAGAGGGTGAACAGCGAAGGGGAGGGAGACCCCTTCTATGAAGTGATGGGCATCGTCACCCTGGAGGATGTCATCGAGGAGATCATCAAGTCTGAGATTGTGGACGAGACGGACCTGTATA cTGATAATCGAAACAAAAGGCGAGTATCCAACCATGAGAGGAAACAGCAGGATTTCTCTATCTTCAAACTGGAAGAAAATGAGTTGAAAGTGAAGATCTCGCCCCAATTGTTGCTGGCAACACATCGCTTCTTGGCTACAG AGGTGGAACCTTTCAGGCCGTGTCACCTGTCAGAGAAGATCTTGCTGCGTCTCATTAAACATCCCAGCGTTGTGCAGGAACTCAAGTTCACTCCCAAGAACAAGTACGCCCCTCAACACTATCTCTTCCAGAGAAACAAACCTGTCGACTACTTTGTCCTCATTCTGCAG GGACGGGTGGAGGTAGAGATAGGAAAGGAAGCTCTCCGGTTTGAAAATGGAGCATTTTCCTATTATGGCATGCCAGCACTCATCCCACCACTGCCTGTTG gTCAGAGGTATAGTTCCCGGGCCAGTGGTCTCAACCAATCAGATTTATTACTGAGTGGAGGCAGTGTGGGTCAGCTCGCTACAGGAGGAGGGGTCTACTTACCAGACTACTCAGTCCGACagctcacagacctgcagaTCATCAAG ATCACCAAGAACCACTACCAGAATGCCCTAATGGCCACCAGAATGGACAGCTCCCCCCAGACACCAGACCCAGTGGATCCTGATGCTAAAGGAAGACCTCCGGTCCCAGAGGCCCGCTCACACAGCATCGccctccctctcacacacacacatactcgaCTGGGGCTGGCTCGCCTTGCACATCTCCATCCCCATGGTGGCCTTCGCAACACCTCCCAGCTCAATGAAAGAAACCGTATCGTCC GCAGTAAATCTGATGGGCAGAGGAGTCCCAACGATACGGTGTTCCTACGCATGGATGAGATTCCCTATATTCACGAGGACAGGACGGAAAATTATGGAGAAGATG ATGTGCCAACAGAATCTCATCTGTCCACCTCTCCCTTcatcagctctctgtctctgtccggCTCTGAGGACAACATTGGAAAGAAGCTATTGCGTAAACTGA gcaacaagaggaggaaaaagtccCGGGACGGAGAAAAGAGTTTGGAAGAAGGTTCAGACCAACTGCCAGTGCTAAGCTAG
- the got1 gene encoding aspartate aminotransferase, cytoplasmic, whose protein sequence is MSVFSEVPQAAPVAVFKLSQDFSNDQFPQKVNLGVGAYRTDEGQPWVLPVVKKVEKIIVHDDGLNHEYLPILGLPEFRSSASKIALGDDSPAIQENRVGAVQCLGGTGALKMGAEFLRRFYNGNNNTKTPVYVSAPTWENHNAVFTNAGFEDVRPYKYWDAEKRGLDLAGFLGDLESCPEHSIFVLHACAHNPTGTDPTQDQWMQIADVMMRRKLFVFFDSAYQGFASGSLEKDAWAVRYFVSMGFEMFCAQSFSKNFGLYNERVGNLTVVARDADNLKRIMSQMEKIVRTTWSNPPSQGARIVAITLNSPELFTEWKDNVKTMADRVLLMRAQLKAKLQALGTPGTWDHITEQIGMFSFTGLNPKQVEFMVKEKHIYLMASGRINMCGLTTKNINYVAESIHEAVTSVQ, encoded by the exons ATGTCGGTGTTTTCTGAGGTCCCACAAGCAGCTCCTGTAGCTGTCTTCAAGCTATCCCAGGACTTCTCTAACGACCAATTTCCCCAAAAGGTGAACCTCGGAGTGGGAG CCTACCGGACAGATGAAGGCCAGCCGTGGGTTTTGCCAGTGGTGAAGAAGGTCGAAAAGATCATTGTGCATGACGACGGGCTAAACCATGAGTATCTGCCCATCCTCGGCCTGCCTGAGTTCAGATCCTCAGCCTCCAAGATAGCACTGGGAGATGACAGCCCTGCCATCCAGGAGAACAGG GTGGGTGCTGTCCAGTGTCTGGGTGGTACTGGTGCTTTGAAGATGGGTGCAGAGTTTCTCAGGCGTTTCTAcaatggcaacaacaacaccaaaacacCTGTCTATGTGTCTGCACCTACCTGGG AAAATCACAACGCTGTATTCACCAATGCTGGCTTCGAAGATGTCCGTCCATACAAGTACTGGGACGCAGAGAAGAGAGGACTTGATTTGGCTGGTTTCCTTGGTGACTTGGAG AGTTGTCCAGAGCACTCCATCTTTGTCCTGCATGCCTGTGCCCATAATCCAACCGGCACAGACCCCACACAGGATCAGTGGATGCAGATCGCTGACGTTATGATG AGGAGGAAGCTCTTTGTGTTCTTTGACTCGGCTTATCAGGGATTTGCCTCAGGCAGTCTGGAGAAAGATGCCTGGGCAGTACGCTACTTTGTCTCCATGGGCTTTGAAATGTTCTGCGCCCAGTCGTTCTCCAAGAACTTTGGCCTCTACA ATGAGCGTGTGGGCAACCTAACCGTCGTGGCTCGTGATGCAGATAACCTGAAGCGAATTATGTCCCAGATGGAGAAGATTGTCAGGACCACTTGGTCCAACCCACCATCTCAGGGAGCACGCATTGTCGCCATCACTCTGAACTCACCGGAGCTCTTTACTGAATG GAAGGACAATGTGAAGACCATGGCTGACAGAGTCTTGTTGATGAGGGCTCAGCTCAAAGCTAAACTCCAAGCTCTGGGGACACCAGGGACCTGGGACCACATCACAGAGCAGATCGGCATGTTCAGCTTCACAGGACTGAACC CCAAACAAGTGGAATTTATGGTGAAGGAGAAACACATCTACCTAATGGCCAGTGGTCGTATCAATATGTGCGGTCTCACCACCAAGAACATAAATTACGTGGCCGAGTCCATCCATGAGGCCGTCACCAGCGTGCAGTAG